The proteins below come from a single Asanoa ferruginea genomic window:
- a CDS encoding TIGR03560 family F420-dependent LLM class oxidoreductase has product MRLRIFASTKGGTSYDQIAGLARHAEACGFDGFFRPDHYLPLGGPPDPTPTDVWMTLAGLARDTSRIRLGSLMSAATFRSPGPLAVAVTQVDQMSGGRVELGLGTGWYEPEHAAFGIPLPPVGERFARLAEQLSIITGLWTAERFDYLGSHYQLAGAPGLRATQRPHPPVIVGGKGPRRTPRLAARYADEYNVQFASPTDTKELFARVDLESARVGRGSPGRRPSVRRSVCVSVACGRNAATVSRRAALLRPPVRAAASGAYGSVDEVVDYLGQFASIGAERAYLRIADLTDLDHLDLIAAEVMPQVAG; this is encoded by the coding sequence ATGCGTCTGCGGATCTTCGCCTCCACCAAGGGAGGCACAAGCTATGACCAGATCGCCGGCCTGGCACGGCATGCGGAGGCCTGCGGCTTCGACGGCTTCTTCCGGCCAGACCACTATCTGCCGCTCGGCGGCCCGCCCGATCCGACCCCGACCGACGTCTGGATGACCCTCGCCGGCCTGGCCCGCGACACCAGCAGGATCCGGCTCGGCTCGCTGATGAGCGCGGCCACGTTCCGGTCGCCGGGCCCACTCGCGGTGGCGGTCACCCAGGTCGACCAGATGAGCGGCGGGCGGGTCGAGTTGGGCCTGGGAACCGGTTGGTACGAGCCGGAGCACGCCGCGTTCGGCATCCCGTTGCCGCCGGTCGGCGAGCGGTTCGCGCGGTTGGCCGAGCAGCTGTCGATCATCACCGGGCTGTGGACGGCCGAGCGCTTCGACTATCTCGGTTCGCACTACCAGCTGGCGGGCGCGCCCGGGCTGCGCGCGACCCAGCGCCCACACCCGCCGGTCATCGTCGGCGGCAAGGGCCCGCGCCGCACGCCGCGCCTGGCGGCCCGCTACGCCGACGAATACAACGTCCAGTTCGCCAGCCCGACCGACACCAAGGAACTGTTCGCCCGGGTCGATCTTGAGTCCGCCCGGGTAGGCCGAGGCTCTCCCGGGCGGCGGCCGTCGGTGCGACGTTCGGTGTGCGTCTCCGTCGCGTGTGGACGCAATGCCGCGACGGTCTCGCGACGGGCGGCGCTGTTGCGGCCGCCGGTGCGGGCGGCCGCGTCGGGCGCCTACGGTTCGGTCGACGAGGTGGTCGACTACCTCGGGCAGTTCGCGTCGATCGGGGCCGAGCGGGCCTACCTGCGGATCGCCGACCTGACCGACCTCGACCACCTCGACCTGATCGCGGCCGAGGTCATGCCACAGGTGGCCGGATGA